From the genome of Methanobrevibacter smithii ATCC 35061, one region includes:
- a CDS encoding TatD family hydrolase, whose product MIDTHMHGDSRSSEDFGEMYLSGIDTAITCAFYPYKLNNESTLLNHLERILNYDTKRAKKYGLDLKVALGIHPANTSVNPDLIYENLYKWIENKQIIAIGEIGLEDLTDSEIAIFKKQLDIGEETKTKVIVHTPRKNKKEVLKVIQDIVPQHIDPKLVVIDHINQNVAEDVIDKDYTLGLTVQPQKMDKEEAIAILDEYGFDKFLLNSDISNKPSDPLSVPKTVRELEKLGYKKTEIEKVAFKNAEKFFKI is encoded by the coding sequence ATGATTGACACACATATGCATGGAGATTCAAGAAGTAGTGAAGATTTTGGCGAAATGTATTTATCTGGAATAGATACTGCAATAACTTGTGCTTTCTACCCGTACAAGCTAAATAATGAAAGCACCCTTTTAAATCATTTAGAGAGAATTCTCAACTATGACACCAAAAGAGCTAAAAAATATGGGCTTGATTTAAAAGTCGCTTTAGGAATTCACCCTGCAAACACAAGTGTAAATCCCGATTTAATATATGAAAACCTCTACAAATGGATTGAAAACAAACAGATAATAGCTATTGGAGAAATAGGTCTTGAAGATTTAACAGATAGTGAAATAGCCATCTTTAAAAAACAGCTAGATATTGGTGAAGAAACTAAAACAAAAGTTATTGTTCACACACCACGTAAAAATAAAAAAGAAGTTTTAAAAGTAATTCAGGACATTGTACCGCAACATATTGACCCGAAACTAGTCGTTATTGACCATATAAATCAAAATGTAGCTGAAGATGTAATTGACAAAGACTACACATTAGGATTAACAGTACAGCCTCAAAAAATGGACAAAGAAGAAGCAATAGCTATATTGGATGAATACGGATTTGACAAATTCCTCTTAAATAGTGACATCAGCAATAAACCCTCAGATCCTTTGTCCGTTCCAAAAACAGTACGTGAGCTTGAAAAATTAGGATACAAAAAAACAGAAATAGAGAAAGTAGCATTTAAAAATGCTGAAAAATTCTTTAAAATATAA
- the glyS gene encoding glycine--tRNA ligase, with protein MNHDKMTNISAKRGFLWPSFEIYSGVSGFTDYGPLGASLKNNIMQKWRKQYVSGEGFYEIEGPTVMPKEVLKASGHVDNFTDPMTKCEECGEVFRADHIIEEVIGEDVESLENEELDQIVIDNAIKCPECGGKLSNIWNYNLMFKTMIGAKGDKVGYMRPETAQGIFILFKRLERFFRGKLPFGVVQLGKAYRNEISPRQGVIRLREFTQAEAEIFLNPKDKSTPKFSQIADEVLRLNSQDVQINNSEPLEITAREALDKGIVANEMLVYQLYLARKFLNEIGIPNDVLRFRQHLPGEMAHYALDCWDVEVKTDKYGWVEIIGIADRGDYDLTSHSKYSNDDLNVFIEYDEPKTVKKTVVKPNLSKFGPIFKGDSPKVKQAIEEADVDEIKQAIENDGKYVVSLDKDYELTSDLLLFEDVEEEISGEKIVPHVIEPSFGIDRIVYSVLLHSFKETDTKDYFKFAPSVAPVQVGIYPLVNKEGPREIAIEITDKLRESGFKVEYDVSGTIGKRYARADEIGIPLAITVDFDSLEDNKVTVRNRDSEAQERIAIDEIKDYLEEYYK; from the coding sequence ATGAATCATGACAAAATGACAAATATCAGTGCAAAAAGAGGATTTTTATGGCCATCCTTTGAAATATATTCCGGAGTTTCCGGATTTACAGATTATGGACCTCTTGGAGCCAGCTTGAAGAATAATATAATGCAGAAATGGAGAAAACAATATGTTTCTGGAGAAGGGTTTTATGAAATAGAAGGCCCTACTGTAATGCCTAAAGAAGTTTTAAAAGCATCAGGACATGTTGACAACTTTACAGATCCAATGACCAAATGTGAAGAATGCGGAGAAGTATTTAGAGCAGACCACATTATTGAAGAAGTTATTGGTGAAGATGTAGAAAGCCTGGAAAATGAAGAGCTTGACCAGATAGTTATTGACAATGCCATCAAATGTCCGGAATGTGGCGGAAAACTTTCCAATATCTGGAATTACAATTTAATGTTTAAAACCATGATTGGAGCCAAAGGTGACAAAGTAGGTTATATGAGACCTGAAACAGCTCAGGGAATTTTTATATTATTCAAACGTCTTGAAAGATTCTTTAGAGGAAAACTTCCGTTTGGAGTTGTTCAACTTGGAAAAGCATATAGAAATGAAATTTCACCTAGGCAGGGAGTTATTCGTTTAAGGGAATTCACACAAGCAGAAGCTGAAATATTTTTAAATCCTAAAGACAAAAGCACCCCTAAATTTAGCCAGATAGCTGATGAAGTTTTACGCTTAAATTCCCAGGATGTTCAAATAAATAACAGCGAACCTTTAGAGATTACTGCCCGTGAAGCACTTGACAAAGGAATTGTAGCTAATGAAATGTTAGTTTATCAGTTATACTTAGCCAGAAAATTTTTAAATGAAATTGGTATTCCTAATGATGTTTTAAGATTCAGACAACACTTACCTGGAGAAATGGCTCATTATGCTCTTGACTGCTGGGATGTTGAAGTTAAAACCGACAAATATGGCTGGGTTGAAATAATCGGAATTGCTGACAGGGGAGATTATGACTTAACATCACACAGCAAATACAGTAATGATGATTTAAATGTATTTATTGAATATGATGAACCTAAAACAGTGAAAAAAACAGTTGTAAAACCTAATTTGTCCAAATTCGGACCAATATTTAAAGGAGATTCCCCTAAGGTAAAACAGGCAATTGAAGAAGCTGATGTAGATGAAATCAAACAGGCAATTGAAAATGATGGAAAATATGTAGTTAGCCTGGATAAGGATTATGAGCTAACTTCCGATTTACTGCTTTTCGAAGATGTTGAAGAAGAAATCTCCGGTGAAAAAATAGTTCCTCATGTTATTGAGCCTTCATTTGGTATTGACCGTATTGTTTATTCTGTTTTATTACATTCATTTAAAGAAACAGACACAAAAGATTACTTTAAATTTGCACCTTCTGTTGCTCCTGTTCAAGTGGGAATTTATCCTCTTGTAAACAAAGAAGGTCCTCGTGAAATAGCTATTGAAATAACCGACAAATTGAGAGAATCAGGATTTAAAGTTGAATATGATGTAAGTGGAACAATTGGTAAAAGATATGCCAGAGCAGATGAAATTGGTATTCCTCTTGCAATAACTGTTGATTTTGACAGCTTAGAAGATAATAAAGTAACTGTAAGAAACAGAGACAGTGAAGCTCAGGAAAGAATAGCTATTGATGAAATAAAAGATTATTTGGAAGAATATTATAAATGA
- a CDS encoding DDE-type integrase/transposase/recombinase: MSSIKIKAPYEFMESKQFKLFDFVPEFSEFRQFDDLSRFGCENIENNLIRLEKRGKIHFENRVAICPSCKSHNAVKNGTYERKLIFLRIGEQICTIQKYKCIKCGKVFYTDLLSLVYSNSNITLPVIECIENLYQIYGAGLHKIRFDLKQQHNIEISHQSIENILLNSNYQFNYDNWTYSGYYLFDSLWVKINGEWNYILALFDVKLNTIVSVKLVESEDSKTIYQFLNESLRNQKKISIGTDLKHEYREAIDKLKVKHHFCKFHVKQAVNKRFKDYFDKNPLSEDEKDILNCLKQDIYKILDAKDLNTAKELRNELINKKYTKNKFTNKILWKFIIPYFKKLTTHLENTNIPSTNNKIENIFQKVFPKHIKRTMKIEQGLLARFMLKLNYWNLNNEKEKNHTSF; encoded by the coding sequence ATGTCTAGTATCAAAATAAAAGCTCCATATGAATTTATGGAGTCAAAACAATTTAAACTTTTCGATTTTGTTCCTGAGTTTTCTGAATTCCGTCAATTTGATGATCTTTCTCGATTTGGTTGCGAAAATATTGAGAATAATCTTATCAGATTGGAAAAAAGAGGTAAAATACATTTTGAGAATAGAGTTGCAATTTGTCCATCTTGTAAATCACATAATGCTGTTAAAAATGGTACTTATGAACGTAAACTTATTTTTTTAAGAATTGGAGAACAAATTTGCACTATTCAAAAATATAAGTGCATAAAATGCGGTAAAGTCTTTTATACTGATTTATTATCTCTTGTTTATTCTAATTCAAATATTACATTGCCTGTTATTGAATGTATTGAGAATTTATATCAAATTTATGGAGCAGGGCTCCATAAAATACGATTTGATTTAAAACAACAACATAACATTGAAATCTCACATCAAAGCATTGAAAACATCTTATTGAACTCTAATTATCAATTTAACTATGATAATTGGACTTATTCTGGATATTACTTATTTGATAGTCTTTGGGTTAAAATTAATGGTGAATGGAACTATATTTTAGCCTTATTCGACGTTAAATTGAATACTATCGTTTCCGTCAAATTGGTCGAATCAGAAGATTCTAAGACCATTTATCAATTTTTAAACGAATCTCTAAGAAATCAGAAAAAAATATCAATAGGCACAGACTTAAAACACGAATATCGTGAAGCCATCGATAAATTAAAAGTAAAACACCATTTCTGCAAATTTCACGTGAAACAAGCAGTAAACAAAAGATTTAAAGATTACTTTGACAAAAATCCATTATCTGAAGACGAAAAAGACATATTAAATTGTTTAAAACAGGACATTTATAAAATATTGGATGCAAAAGACTTAAATACTGCTAAAGAACTTAGAAACGAATTAATAAACAAAAAATATACAAAAAACAAGTTCACAAACAAAATTCTTTGGAAATTCATCATTCCTTACTTCAAAAAATTAACGACACACCTGGAAAACACGAACATCCCATCAACAAACAATAAAATCGAAAATATCTTCCAAAAAGTATTCCCAAAACACATAAAAAGAACAATGAAAATAGAACAAGGACTTCTAGCCAGATTCATGCTAAAACTAAATTATTGGAATTTAAACAATGAAAAAGAAAAAAATCACACAAGTTTTTGA
- a CDS encoding helix-turn-helix transcriptional regulator: MNENQECMENYETISEEIKYITNSLVRLKILATLYEQPLNMKDINRTTGLSYSSISSNMFGLELGGFIYRSGNLYHISNTTELYVSNILELKDTINLFNKFFNILDAHIVDLIPEKSVAQLYLLGRAILVESNEKDVYRTYNIIQHALNEASSLKCVLPFFYGDFNKYINDLIDEGSHIELIIPKNIKENFEYFLNLENDNVDLTAFNIENAFLLVVTDKVMILGLFKEDGNFDQNRIITSKKEECIKWGENLFENFKNKINK, from the coding sequence GTGAATGAAAATCAAGAATGCATGGAAAACTATGAAACAATATCTGAAGAAATTAAATATATAACAAACTCTTTAGTAAGGTTGAAAATTTTGGCAACTTTATATGAACAGCCATTGAACATGAAAGACATTAATAGAACTACAGGATTAAGTTACAGCTCAATATCCAGTAACATGTTTGGACTGGAACTGGGAGGATTTATTTATAGAAGCGGAAATTTGTATCATATCTCAAATACAACTGAACTATATGTGTCTAATATTTTGGAATTAAAGGATACAATAAATCTATTTAATAAGTTTTTTAATATTCTGGATGCTCATATTGTAGATTTGATTCCTGAAAAATCAGTAGCTCAATTATATCTGCTTGGTAGAGCTATTTTAGTTGAATCTAATGAAAAGGATGTTTATAGAACATATAATATAATTCAACATGCGTTAAATGAAGCTTCCAGTTTAAAATGTGTTCTTCCCTTTTTCTATGGGGATTTTAATAAATATATAAATGATTTAATTGATGAGGGCAGCCATATTGAATTAATAATTCCCAAAAACATTAAAGAGAACTTTGAATATTTCTTAAATCTGGAAAATGACAATGTGGATTTAACTGCTTTTAATATTGAAAATGCTTTCTTATTGGTTGTAACTGATAAAGTAATGATTCTTGGCCTTTTTAAGGAAGACGGAAATTTTGACCAAAACAGAATAATAACTTCTAAAAAAGAGGAATGCATTAAATGGGGTGAAAATTTATTTGAAAACTTTAAAAATAAGATTAATAAATGA
- the upp gene encoding uracil phosphoribosyltransferase produces MNEIVLNHPLITHKLGILRDIHTGTKEFRELITEISTLLCYEATKDAKLEKTIIETPLEKMETGKLNEDNYAIVPILRAGMGMLDGIINVIPNAKVGHIGLYRDEETFQPIEYYFKMPENVSQREVLIIDPMLATGGSASATISRLKEEGVKKIKLLCVVAAPEGINLIEKDHPDVQIYCATVDRTLNESAYILPGLGDAGDRVYGTK; encoded by the coding sequence ATGAATGAAATTGTTCTGAACCATCCATTAATAACACATAAATTAGGTATTTTAAGGGATATCCATACAGGAACTAAAGAATTTCGTGAATTAATTACGGAAATTTCCACACTTCTTTGTTACGAAGCAACTAAAGATGCAAAATTGGAAAAAACAATAATAGAAACTCCTCTTGAAAAAATGGAAACCGGCAAACTAAATGAAGACAATTATGCAATTGTGCCAATTTTAAGAGCGGGAATGGGTATGCTTGATGGAATTATAAATGTAATTCCAAATGCAAAGGTAGGCCACATCGGTCTTTACAGAGATGAGGAAACATTCCAGCCTATTGAATACTATTTTAAAATGCCAGAAAATGTTAGTCAAAGAGAAGTACTGATTATTGATCCTATGCTTGCAACAGGAGGAAGTGCATCTGCAACTATTTCAAGACTTAAAGAAGAAGGAGTTAAAAAAATCAAACTTTTATGTGTTGTTGCAGCTCCTGAAGGAATTAATTTAATTGAAAAAGACCACCCTGATGTTCAAATTTACTGTGCAACAGTAGACAGAACTTTAAATGAAAGCGCATACATTCTACCAGGTCTTGGAGATGCTGGTGACAGAGTATACGGTACAAAATAA
- a CDS encoding uracil-xanthine permease family protein, giving the protein MSENSNMLLGVKDKPPAVNWILLAIQHVCAMFGATILVPIVVNTTVGSDVLSIPVALVTSGIGTLIYIACTRGRSPVYLGSSFAFIAPMVAGYAIAGKASVFTAIMCVGIVYAIISTIIRVVGKEWINKILPPVVVGPMIMIIGLSLAPTAIEEIGLNASSVPITSLIIAFVAFLSTAILAVRGKGILRVIPFLIGIIIGYIVAALLGVVDFSGVASAHIIEIPKFYIPFVDYNLNFGAILTIVPIALVTMVEHVGDHKVLSEIIGRDLIQDPGLDRTLLGDGIATFIAALLGGPANTTYGENTSVVGMTRVASVYVIGLAAIIAIIFAFSGHLTALLTAIPSPVLGGISILLYGFICVNGLKILIHNHVDFTDTKNVVVAATMLVLGLGGATLSIAYGNLSLAISGMSLAAIIGIILNLCIPEEKHE; this is encoded by the coding sequence ATGAGTGAAAATAGTAATATGCTATTAGGCGTTAAAGACAAACCTCCTGCAGTAAATTGGATTTTACTTGCTATACAGCATGTATGTGCTATGTTTGGAGCTACTATTTTAGTACCAATTGTTGTAAATACTACTGTTGGATCAGATGTCTTATCAATACCTGTAGCTCTTGTCACCTCTGGTATAGGTACTCTCATTTACATTGCATGTACTAGAGGAAGAAGTCCTGTTTATCTGGGAAGTTCATTTGCATTTATTGCACCAATGGTAGCAGGATATGCAATAGCTGGAAAAGCCAGTGTTTTTACAGCTATAATGTGTGTAGGAATAGTGTATGCAATTATTTCAACTATAATTAGAGTAGTTGGTAAAGAATGGATTAATAAAATATTGCCTCCTGTTGTTGTTGGGCCTATGATTATGATTATTGGTCTGTCACTTGCACCAACGGCAATCGAAGAAATTGGTTTGAATGCTAGTTCAGTTCCAATCACAAGTTTAATAATAGCTTTTGTTGCATTTTTAAGTACTGCAATTTTAGCAGTCAGAGGAAAAGGAATATTAAGAGTAATCCCATTTTTAATTGGAATTATAATAGGTTATATTGTAGCAGCACTTCTCGGAGTAGTTGACTTCTCCGGAGTTGCAAGTGCCCACATTATTGAAATTCCAAAATTCTACATACCATTTGTTGATTATAATCTTAATTTTGGAGCAATACTGACAATTGTACCAATTGCATTAGTAACTATGGTTGAACATGTTGGAGACCACAAAGTTTTAAGTGAAATTATCGGAAGAGACCTGATTCAGGATCCAGGTCTTGACAGAACTCTTTTAGGTGACGGTATAGCTACTTTTATTGCAGCACTTCTTGGTGGACCTGCAAACACAACCTACGGAGAAAATACATCTGTTGTAGGTATGACTAGAGTTGCATCTGTTTATGTAATTGGACTTGCAGCCATTATAGCTATTATCTTTGCATTTTCAGGACATTTAACTGCACTGTTAACTGCAATCCCTTCACCAGTTCTTGGAGGTATTTCAATCCTTCTTTATGGATTTATCTGTGTAAACGGTCTTAAAATCTTAATCCACAACCATGTTGATTTTACAGACACTAAAAATGTAGTTGTTGCAGCTACAATGTTAGTTTTAGGTTTAGGAGGAGCTACACTATCCATCGCATACGGAAATTTATCATTAGCTATTTCCGGCATGTCTTTAGCAGCAATCATTGGAATCATCCTTAACTTATGTATTCCGGAGGAAAAACATGAATGA
- the dcd gene encoding dCTP deaminase has protein sequence MAILSDKTIKEYLEEGKIVIDPLKDEQQIQPSSVDMRLGDEFKVFKVIRKPYIDPKDEEDIAEYMESSTVPEGEAFIIHPNEFALATTQEYVKVPDDLVARVEGRSSMGRLGVTMHVTAGYVDPGFEGRITLEISNIGAMPVALYPGQRVCQLVFETMTTPAELPYGHPKRNSKYMKQLKPESSRVKLDYELKK, from the coding sequence ATGGCTATTTTAAGTGATAAAACCATAAAAGAATATCTCGAAGAAGGCAAAATTGTAATTGATCCTTTGAAGGATGAACAGCAAATCCAACCTTCATCAGTAGATATGCGATTGGGTGATGAGTTTAAAGTCTTTAAGGTAATTAGAAAACCTTATATTGACCCGAAAGACGAAGAAGATATTGCAGAATACATGGAATCCAGTACAGTTCCTGAAGGTGAAGCATTTATAATCCACCCAAATGAATTTGCACTAGCTACAACACAGGAATATGTTAAAGTACCTGATGATTTAGTAGCTAGAGTTGAAGGCCGTTCCAGTATGGGAAGACTTGGTGTTACAATGCATGTTACAGCAGGATATGTTGATCCTGGCTTTGAAGGTAGAATAACCTTAGAAATATCCAATATCGGAGCCATGCCTGTTGCACTCTATCCTGGCCAAAGAGTATGCCAGCTAGTATTTGAAACTATGACTACTCCTGCAGAGTTACCTTATGGTCATCCGAAAAGAAATAGCAAATATATGAAGCAGTTAAAACCTGAATCTAGCAGAGTTAAACTAGATTATGAATTAAAAAAATAA
- a CDS encoding indolepyruvate ferredoxin oxidoreductase subunit alpha, which produces MRKISFADINIFIVNYIFNWRFRIAKLTKQSKIIRKIIDKGLFEDDDVTVIPNTIKINKTIEAEKSEFIPTDILKEVIEKIDDIVIMNSCLCRTSNNCKDYPQDIGCIFLGPTSRKIPQNLCHKASKKEAQDHVDKADAAGLSHIIGRNKIDSIWMNVKPKEGLLTICHCCPCCCLWKVIPQLDDKISDKMHKLDGVEIAIDNSKCIDCMKCLNEICMSEAISFKDNAIQINQNKCRGCGLCVNICKQNAITLKYNDKSIDSIVNKLQNLVEL; this is translated from the coding sequence ATGAGAAAAATTAGTTTTGCAGACATAAACATATTTATAGTAAACTACATCTTCAACTGGAGATTCAGAATAGCTAAATTAACTAAACAATCCAAAATAATAAGGAAAATCATTGACAAGGGATTATTTGAAGATGATGACGTTACAGTTATTCCAAATACAATAAAAATCAATAAAACAATAGAAGCTGAAAAATCTGAGTTTATTCCAACAGATATCTTGAAAGAAGTTATTGAAAAAATTGACGATATTGTAATAATGAACAGCTGCCTTTGTAGAACATCCAACAATTGTAAGGATTATCCTCAGGACATAGGCTGTATTTTCCTTGGGCCAACATCCAGAAAAATTCCGCAAAACCTTTGCCATAAAGCAAGTAAAAAAGAAGCCCAGGACCATGTTGATAAAGCAGATGCTGCAGGATTAAGCCATATAATCGGCAGGAATAAAATTGACTCTATTTGGATGAATGTAAAACCAAAAGAAGGCCTTTTAACCATATGTCACTGCTGTCCATGCTGTTGCTTGTGGAAAGTAATACCTCAATTAGACGACAAAATAAGCGATAAAATGCACAAATTAGATGGTGTGGAAATAGCTATTGATAACTCAAAATGCATAGACTGCATGAAATGTTTAAATGAAATATGCATGTCTGAGGCTATTAGTTTTAAAGACAATGCCATCCAAATCAATCAAAATAAATGCAGAGGCTGCGGACTCTGTGTTAATATTTGTAAACAAAATGCTATTACTTTAAAATACAACGATAAATCAATTGATTCAATAGTCAACAAATTACAAAATTTAGTTGAACTTTAA
- a CDS encoding DUF1611 domain-containing protein codes for MYSVNSVKELQDLNPFIVVGCGGGGEKFSNLEGIEAVGFIDDDVNKQGTQFCGQTVSGSLEECLSGTSANSLVIMLPIGAEGSAIKYAVQAIDAGLNVITSFRSLSIEDNISLKKFADSKNLIIKEIGPRLDVVEKIAGIAPEKSCEVLPKISYEPKAPVIFVGGTSQECGKRTTSKKLGIAATQRGLTSAVISTDEMGLEEPTEFNFRAGSLSAMDVPAAVLSAIKYVEETKKPDIIFIEGQSSLTEKGNPHPRGLSAAILIGAAPDAVIIGHRPNHPYREPRGIEEEIRAIEAVEPTKVVGISINLKNAELDLDAEYFEHKYNLPVEDVYNNGASKLLDAIFDYLGE; via the coding sequence TTGTATTCAGTAAATTCTGTTAAAGAACTTCAAGATTTGAATCCATTCATCGTTGTTGGTTGTGGTGGAGGCGGTGAAAAATTCTCCAATCTTGAAGGTATTGAGGCAGTTGGATTTATAGATGATGATGTTAATAAACAGGGAACTCAGTTTTGCGGTCAAACTGTTTCTGGTAGTTTGGAAGAATGTTTAAGCGGAACTTCTGCAAATTCCCTTGTTATTATGTTGCCTATTGGTGCTGAAGGATCTGCTATTAAATATGCTGTTCAGGCTATTGATGCTGGTTTAAATGTTATAACTTCATTTAGGTCATTATCTATTGAAGATAATATTTCTTTAAAAAAATTTGCTGATTCAAAAAATTTAATTATCAAAGAAATAGGTCCTAGGTTAGATGTTGTTGAAAAAATAGCTGGAATAGCTCCTGAAAAGTCATGTGAAGTTTTACCGAAAATCTCATATGAACCTAAAGCTCCAGTAATCTTTGTTGGAGGAACTTCTCAGGAATGCGGTAAAAGAACCACTTCCAAGAAATTGGGAATTGCAGCTACTCAAAGAGGCTTAACTTCAGCAGTTATCTCTACTGATGAAATGGGTCTTGAGGAACCTACAGAATTTAATTTCAGAGCAGGAAGTTTATCAGCTATGGACGTTCCTGCAGCAGTGTTGTCTGCAATTAAATATGTTGAAGAAACTAAAAAACCGGATATTATTTTCATTGAAGGTCAGTCCAGTTTAACCGAAAAGGGAAATCCTCATCCAAGAGGTTTATCTGCCGCTATTTTAATTGGTGCTGCTCCTGATGCAGTTATTATTGGACACAGACCAAATCATCCATATAGGGAACCTAGAGGCATTGAAGAAGAAATTAGAGCTATTGAAGCTGTTGAACCTACAAAAGTTGTAGGAATTTCAATTAATCTTAAAAATGCTGAATTGGATTTAGATGCTGAATACTTTGAACACAAATATAACCTGCCTGTAGAGGATGTTTATAACAATGGTGCTTCAAAATTATTAGATGCGATATTTGATTATTTAGGAGAGTAA
- a CDS encoding 3H domain-containing protein, which yields MRKPYVILIGSASGIGKSTIAAELAKQLNIKHLIESDFIRAVVRGIIGKEYAPALHNSSYEAYKSLRNKSKYDNYDELVSAGFDEHASYVIPALEKVIQRAITDYDDIIIEGVHLVPGLIDIEQFYEDANIYFFILSSDEEAHKERFVKRAIQIHRGGKQLEFFTENRIIHNHLISQAEKFNATIVKTENINNTLSKLLKTIKQTCKTVCLTNSVDELEEVVDIIIKQNNSSITKIVYKLGGFKDSLVKTTNISDSDEATKFIKSINENKDKKEDLNKLYALSKYRKFTICAPDDDSLNNIIEELTKRGFVYNE from the coding sequence ATGAGAAAACCTTATGTTATATTAATTGGAAGTGCCTCTGGAATTGGTAAATCAACAATAGCTGCAGAATTAGCTAAACAATTAAACATAAAACATTTAATAGAAAGTGATTTTATACGTGCTGTAGTTAGGGGAATTATTGGGAAGGAATATGCTCCTGCACTTCACAATTCATCTTATGAAGCATATAAAAGCTTAAGAAACAAGTCAAAATATGATAACTATGATGAGTTGGTATCAGCAGGATTTGACGAACATGCATCTTATGTTATCCCTGCTTTAGAAAAAGTAATTCAAAGGGCAATTACAGATTATGATGACATCATAATTGAAGGAGTGCATTTGGTTCCGGGATTAATTGATATTGAACAATTCTACGAAGATGCGAATATTTATTTCTTCATATTATCATCAGATGAAGAAGCACATAAAGAAAGATTTGTTAAAAGAGCAATTCAAATACACAGAGGTGGAAAACAGCTAGAATTCTTTACAGAAAACAGAATAATCCACAACCACCTGATATCACAGGCTGAAAAATTTAATGCAACAATAGTGAAAACTGAAAATATTAACAATACATTATCCAAACTGCTTAAAACAATAAAACAAACTTGTAAAACCGTGTGCTTAACAAACAGCGTTGATGAATTAGAAGAAGTGGTTGACATCATCATAAAACAAAATAACAGCAGCATAACAAAAATTGTATACAAACTAGGAGGATTTAAAGATTCCCTAGTTAAAACCACCAATATTTCAGATTCCGATGAAGCAACCAAATTTATTAAAAGTATAAATGAAAACAAAGATAAAAAAGAAGATTTAAATAAATTATACGCTCTGTCAAAATACAGAAAATTTACCATCTGTGCACCTGATGATGACAGTTTAAATAATATAATTGAAGAATTAACAAAAAGAGGATTTGTTTATAATGAATGA
- a CDS encoding cell division protein SepF, with product MGFTDALKRSLGFEEDTSLHNKQQNNYRRPSTPSSDFRMSNNNASDLSSHSYYDDVSISPEQSFYEIMLIRPKTIDDINYVVDQVLEESNPVILDLSFLEKESPANFKLAGEKIKQMRSNYGAEALLLSRCNDKNLIIIAPKGVSLVRK from the coding sequence ATGGGTTTCACTGATGCTTTAAAAAGAAGTTTAGGTTTTGAAGAAGATACATCTTTACATAATAAACAGCAAAATAATTATAGAAGACCAAGTACCCCTTCTAGTGACTTTAGAATGTCAAATAATAATGCTTCAGATTTAAGTAGCCATAGCTATTATGATGATGTGTCTATTTCTCCGGAACAGTCTTTCTATGAAATAATGCTGATAAGGCCGAAAACTATTGATGATATTAATTATGTTGTAGACCAAGTTCTTGAAGAAAGCAATCCTGTTATTTTAGATTTATCTTTTTTAGAAAAAGAAAGTCCGGCTAATTTCAAACTTGCCGGTGAAAAAATTAAACAAATGAGAAGTAATTATGGTGCAGAAGCACTTTTACTTTCCCGCTGCAATGATAAAAATTTAATTATTATAGCTCCAAAAGGAGTCAGTTTAGTTAGAAAGTAG